A window of the Oscillospiraceae bacterium genome harbors these coding sequences:
- a CDS encoding homocysteine S-methyltransferase family protein, producing MDDFPYPLPMLLDGGAVTNLTAAGMPAGVCMEQWAADHPQVLRQVQQSFLAAGSDAVLAPTFRANRAGLAPHGLAGKTESLNCRLVALSRENAAGHPVGALVGPTGLYVPPFGCADFDDIYEIYREQVRALEKAGADFLLAGSQTALSDMRALVLASRTNDLPVFVTISVDENGHTKTGARLLPVLLTLQAMGADAVGLNFTCTPNKMLRRMEDAASHAVVPLIARPGNTQLKPQEWAAAMRRLMDAGASIAGGCLYTKPEHIRALKALLRDYVPPKVPKEPDCNAAAIESEAFFLGDSLTFSEPLSCSAHLGDDLIAMDDDPAGAALVYINDLADAKLLSDAAHMTRKPIAVLADRKPVLEAALRYFQGRLIIDSRCALAPEVLGPLAAKYGAILY from the coding sequence GTGGATGATTTCCCCTACCCTCTGCCCATGCTGCTGGACGGCGGCGCTGTAACCAACTTAACCGCGGCGGGCATGCCCGCCGGTGTCTGCATGGAGCAGTGGGCTGCTGACCACCCACAGGTGCTGCGGCAGGTACAGCAAAGTTTTCTCGCCGCCGGCAGCGACGCGGTTTTGGCACCGACCTTTCGTGCAAACCGTGCCGGCCTTGCACCACATGGTCTGGCCGGAAAGACCGAATCCCTGAACTGCCGGCTGGTTGCACTCAGCCGCGAAAACGCCGCAGGCCACCCTGTGGGTGCGCTGGTTGGACCAACGGGGCTGTATGTTCCGCCTTTTGGCTGTGCGGACTTTGACGACATATATGAAATTTACCGTGAGCAGGTGCGCGCACTGGAAAAAGCAGGCGCCGATTTTCTGCTGGCCGGCTCACAGACAGCGCTCTCGGACATGCGGGCACTGGTACTCGCCTCACGCACAAATGACTTGCCGGTCTTTGTCACGATTTCCGTAGATGAAAACGGGCATACCAAAACCGGTGCCCGTCTGCTGCCGGTACTGCTGACACTGCAGGCAATGGGTGCCGATGCTGTCGGGCTGAATTTCACCTGTACGCCAAATAAAATGCTGCGCCGTATGGAGGATGCTGCCTCTCATGCGGTGGTTCCGCTGATTGCCCGCCCAGGTAACACACAGCTGAAACCGCAGGAGTGGGCTGCTGCCATGCGCCGCCTGATGGACGCCGGCGCTTCGATTGCAGGCGGCTGCCTGTACACGAAGCCAGAGCATATCCGGGCTTTGAAAGCCCTGCTGCGCGACTATGTGCCTCCGAAAGTGCCCAAAGAGCCAGATTGCAACGCTGCAGCGATTGAAAGCGAAGCTTTCTTTCTTGGGGATAGTCTTACCTTCAGCGAACCGCTTTCATGCTCGGCACACTTGGGAGATGACCTGATTGCCATGGACGACGACCCCGCCGGCGCAGCATTGGTGTATATCAATGATTTAGCAGATGCAAAGCTTTTGTCAGATGCGGCACACATGACACGCAAGCCGATTGCCGTGCTTGCCGACCGCAAGCCTGTGCTGGAGGCTGCCCTGCGCTATTTTCAGGGCCGGCTGATTATCGACAGCCGCTGCGCGCTGGCGCCGGAGGTTTTGGGGCCGCTCGCGGCAAAATATGGCGCCATTCTGTACTAA
- the rsmA gene encoding 16S rRNA (adenine(1518)-N(6)/adenine(1519)-N(6))-dimethyltransferase RsmA has translation MDLSNSQTIHALLSRHGFTFQKQLGQNFLINPTVCPRMAEACGAAKDSGVLEIGPGIGILTVELAQRAKKVCSIELDRRLLPVLAETLQPYRNVDVVQGDAMKLPLHTLLQQEFPDMRIAVCANLPYYITSPLIMKLLEDRLPISSLTVMVQKEAGERLCAKPGTRACGAVSAAVWYYAEPKLLFPVGRSSFLPSPKVDSAVIQLQVRSTPPVTPRSEAFFFRTVRAAFGQRRKAAANAVSAGLSVPKKTVQEALQEISAPPTVRAEQLTLEQLADLSNLLYEKQSFCSL, from the coding sequence ATGGATTTATCGAACAGTCAAACCATTCATGCACTGCTGTCACGGCACGGATTTACCTTTCAAAAACAGCTGGGCCAAAATTTTCTGATTAACCCGACTGTCTGCCCCCGTATGGCAGAAGCCTGCGGCGCAGCGAAAGATTCCGGCGTGCTGGAGATTGGGCCCGGCATTGGCATACTGACCGTAGAACTGGCTCAGCGCGCAAAAAAGGTCTGCTCCATTGAGCTGGACCGCCGCCTGCTGCCCGTGCTAGCGGAAACCCTGCAGCCCTACCGCAATGTAGACGTGGTGCAGGGTGATGCGATGAAGCTTCCCCTGCACACTCTGCTGCAGCAGGAATTTCCAGATATGCGTATCGCGGTGTGCGCCAACCTGCCCTACTATATCACTTCGCCACTGATTATGAAGCTGCTGGAAGACCGGCTGCCGATTTCCTCTCTGACCGTGATGGTACAAAAAGAGGCAGGAGAGCGCCTTTGTGCAAAACCGGGTACGCGCGCCTGCGGCGCTGTCAGTGCTGCGGTGTGGTATTATGCAGAACCAAAGCTGCTTTTCCCTGTCGGACGCAGCAGTTTTTTGCCTAGCCCCAAAGTGGACTCGGCTGTCATTCAGCTGCAGGTGCGCAGCACCCCGCCCGTAACGCCCCGCTCAGAAGCTTTCTTTTTCCGGACAGTACGCGCTGCTTTCGGGCAGCGGCGCAAAGCAGCAGCAAACGCGGTTTCAGCCGGACTTTCTGTACCAAAAAAAACTGTACAGGAAGCTTTGCAGGAAATCAGCGCACCACCCACTGTACGTGCCGAACAGCTGACTTTAGAGCAGCTGGCCGATTTGAGCAATCTTTTATATGAAAAGCAATCATTCTGTTCTTTATAG
- the leuB gene encoding 3-isopropylmalate dehydrogenase yields MQTYQIAVLKGDGIGPEIVEQAMKVLEKAGKKFGFGVDFKEALLGGAAIDATGVPLPEATVKTCQAADSTLLGAVGGPKWDAQPGNNRPEKGLLGIRSSLGLFANLRPAVIFPQLRSASPLKDEIIGDNLDVLIVRELIGGIYFGERGRCTENGQPAAFDTEKYSVPEIERIVRVGFQMAMKRRKKMCSVDKANVLESSRLWRETVQRLSKEYPEVEVSYMYVDNCAMQLVRNPRQFDVIVTSNMFGDILSDEASMISGSIGMLASASLNETKRGLYEPIHGSAPDIAGTGKANPLATILSGAMMLRYSLDQPAAAAAIEAAVSAALEKGRTCDIAAKDLPVLSCTEMGDLVCSLL; encoded by the coding sequence ATGCAGACGTATCAGATTGCTGTTCTAAAAGGGGACGGCATCGGCCCCGAAATTGTAGAGCAGGCAATGAAAGTGCTGGAAAAGGCCGGGAAAAAATTCGGCTTTGGCGTTGATTTTAAAGAAGCCCTGCTGGGCGGCGCTGCCATTGACGCGACAGGTGTGCCGCTGCCGGAAGCAACCGTAAAAACCTGCCAAGCGGCTGACAGCACGCTTCTGGGTGCCGTTGGCGGCCCTAAATGGGACGCTCAGCCCGGCAACAACCGCCCGGAAAAAGGCCTTTTGGGTATCCGCTCGTCTTTGGGTTTGTTTGCCAACCTGCGCCCTGCGGTCATTTTTCCGCAGCTGCGCAGCGCTTCGCCACTGAAAGATGAAATCATCGGCGACAATCTGGACGTTTTGATTGTGCGCGAGCTTATCGGCGGTATCTATTTCGGCGAGCGCGGCCGTTGCACCGAAAATGGCCAGCCGGCTGCTTTTGATACCGAAAAATACAGCGTGCCGGAAATCGAGCGCATTGTGCGCGTCGGCTTTCAAATGGCAATGAAACGCCGCAAAAAGATGTGCAGTGTTGACAAAGCCAATGTACTGGAATCCTCCCGCCTGTGGCGCGAAACGGTGCAGCGCCTGAGCAAAGAGTACCCGGAAGTAGAGGTTTCCTACATGTATGTCGACAACTGCGCAATGCAGCTGGTGCGCAATCCGCGTCAGTTTGACGTTATTGTAACTTCCAATATGTTTGGTGATATTCTCTCAGACGAAGCAAGTATGATTTCCGGCTCTATTGGCATGCTTGCCTCTGCAAGTCTGAACGAAACCAAGCGCGGCCTGTATGAGCCGATTCATGGCTCAGCACCGGATATTGCCGGTACCGGCAAAGCCAATCCGCTGGCAACGATTCTTTCCGGCGCAATGATGCTGCGCTATTCGTTGGATCAGCCTGCAGCTGCCGCTGCCATTGAGGCCGCGGTGTCTGCTGCATTGGAAAAAGGCCGCACCTGCGACATTGCCGCAAAAGACTTGCCGGTGCTTTCTTGCACTGAAATGGGCGACTTGGTCTGCAGTCTGCTGTAA
- the leuA gene encoding 2-isopropylmalate synthase: protein MNDAYKKYIPFQQIDLPDRTWPQNTITKAPTWCSVDLRDGNQALIDPMNLEEKLAFFQLLVDVGFKEIEIGFPSASETEYEICRALIERNLIPDDVTIQVLVQAREHLIRKTFDAIHGAKNVIVHFYNSTSTLQRKVVFRKDMDGVIDIAVEAAKLIRALTEKEVAETGMNIRYEYSPESFSGTEVQNSVRICDEVLETLGATPKKKVIINLPDTVEMCTPNTYADQIEYCIRHMKHRGSAIISLHPHNDRGTGVAATELALLAGAERVEGTLFGNGERTGNVDIVTLALNMYSQGVDPKLDFSDIHHVREVYEHCTNMKVPPRQPYAGDLVFTAFSGSHQDAIKKGVDRMHANDLSYWEVPYLPIDPADIGRAYEPVIRINSQSGKGGAAFVMQQSFGFNMPKAMQPEFGSVVKAACDEAGRELMPKEVYNLFSKEYLEVKAPYNLKAYKLSEENEDEENAEGSGAVHFQGNLRFHHIDHPVDAVGNGPIDAFFRALAQVGIEDYSFVAYQEHAISRGSDSKAVSYIHLKDPQGHDVFGVGIDSNISLASIKGIICAINRSRKNS, encoded by the coding sequence ATGAACGACGCCTACAAAAAGTATATTCCCTTTCAGCAGATTGATTTGCCGGACCGGACCTGGCCGCAGAACACCATCACCAAAGCGCCCACCTGGTGCAGCGTAGACCTGCGCGACGGCAACCAGGCACTGATTGACCCGATGAATCTGGAAGAAAAGCTGGCGTTCTTTCAGCTGCTGGTCGATGTTGGCTTTAAAGAAATTGAAATCGGGTTTCCTTCCGCGTCCGAGACCGAGTACGAGATCTGCCGCGCGCTGATCGAGCGCAATCTGATTCCCGACGATGTCACCATCCAGGTACTGGTGCAGGCCCGTGAGCATCTCATCCGCAAGACATTCGACGCGATTCACGGCGCAAAAAATGTGATTGTCCATTTTTACAATTCTACTTCCACTTTACAGCGCAAGGTCGTTTTCCGCAAGGATATGGACGGCGTCATTGACATTGCTGTAGAGGCCGCAAAATTGATTCGCGCGCTCACCGAAAAGGAAGTCGCCGAAACCGGCATGAATATCCGCTATGAGTATTCTCCTGAAAGTTTCAGCGGTACCGAGGTGCAGAATTCCGTGCGCATCTGCGATGAAGTGCTGGAAACATTGGGCGCAACCCCCAAAAAGAAAGTCATCATCAACCTGCCAGATACCGTGGAAATGTGCACGCCGAACACCTATGCAGACCAAATTGAGTACTGTATCCGCCACATGAAACATCGCGGCAGTGCCATTATCAGCCTGCATCCCCACAACGACCGCGGCACCGGTGTCGCGGCGACCGAGCTTGCCCTATTGGCTGGCGCCGAGCGGGTAGAGGGCACACTCTTTGGCAACGGTGAGCGCACCGGCAATGTCGATATTGTGACCTTAGCGCTTAACATGTACTCTCAGGGGGTCGACCCCAAACTGGACTTCAGCGATATTCACCATGTGCGTGAAGTTTACGAGCACTGCACCAATATGAAGGTGCCGCCCCGCCAGCCATACGCGGGCGACTTGGTTTTTACCGCATTTTCCGGCTCTCACCAGGATGCAATCAAAAAGGGCGTTGACCGCATGCACGCTAATGACCTTTCATACTGGGAAGTACCGTATCTGCCCATAGACCCCGCCGATATCGGCCGCGCCTATGAGCCGGTTATCCGCATCAACAGCCAGTCTGGCAAAGGCGGCGCGGCTTTTGTTATGCAGCAGTCTTTTGGTTTCAATATGCCAAAAGCAATGCAGCCGGAATTTGGCAGCGTGGTCAAGGCCGCCTGCGATGAGGCCGGCCGCGAGCTGATGCCCAAAGAAGTTTACAACCTTTTCAGTAAAGAATATCTGGAAGTCAAGGCGCCCTATAACCTGAAAGCCTATAAGCTTTCTGAAGAAAACGAAGACGAAGAAAATGCCGAGGGCAGCGGAGCAGTCCATTTTCAGGGTAATTTGCGCTTCCACCACATTGACCACCCGGTCGATGCAGTGGGCAACGGCCCAATCGATGCTTTTTTCCGTGCGCTGGCACAGGTGGGTATTGAGGACTACAGCTTTGTGGCGTACCAGGAGCACGCCATTTCCCGCGGCTCTGACAGCAAGGCCGTTTCCTATATCCACTTGAAAGACCCCCAGGGCCATGACGTCTTTGGTGTAGGCATTGACAGCAACATCAGCCTGGCCTCAATCAAGGGTATTATCTGTGCGATCAACCGCAGCCGCAAAAACAGCTGA
- a CDS encoding histidine phosphatase family protein, protein MQSYLIHLIRHGLTAGNLQGRYIGSTDLPLCEEGEKQLRELKDNHPYPAAEICYSSPMKRCLQTAKILYPGLTPQVVTDFRETDFGAWENKTAKEIAAEDPAFLEWMEGGKAVTPPGGENGGWFMQRTCAAFEHLVDGMMRSDLHSAVVILHGGSIMSILAAYGLPRAKFYDWMTEPGCGYSLRITPGLWMRSMVAEAYETIPAKGHDTQEEQTAHMVLDVAREAAERVYGGGKPEAKTQKDKKQP, encoded by the coding sequence ATGCAGTCTTACCTGATTCATTTGATTCGTCACGGCTTGACCGCCGGCAATTTGCAAGGACGCTATATCGGCAGTACCGACTTGCCCCTGTGTGAGGAAGGCGAAAAACAGCTGCGGGAGCTGAAGGACAACCACCCGTACCCGGCCGCCGAAATCTGCTACTCCAGTCCGATGAAGCGCTGCCTGCAGACCGCAAAAATTCTGTACCCCGGCCTTACCCCGCAGGTGGTCACGGACTTTCGGGAAACAGATTTCGGTGCGTGGGAAAATAAAACAGCTAAGGAAATCGCGGCGGAAGACCCCGCTTTTCTGGAGTGGATGGAGGGCGGCAAGGCAGTGACACCGCCCGGCGGTGAAAACGGCGGCTGGTTTATGCAGCGCACCTGTGCCGCTTTTGAGCACCTGGTCGACGGAATGATGCGCTCTGACTTGCACAGCGCGGTGGTGATTCTGCACGGTGGCTCTATCATGTCCATTTTGGCGGCCTACGGTCTGCCACGCGCAAAGTTTTACGACTGGATGACCGAGCCGGGCTGCGGCTATTCACTGCGCATTACCCCGGGGCTGTGGATGCGCTCAATGGTGGCCGAGGCATACGAAACTATTCCGGCAAAAGGGCATGATACACAGGAAGAACAGACCGCGCATATGGTACTGGATGTGGCGAGAGAGGCGGCCGAGCGTGTTTACGGCGGCGGCAAACCGGAAGCAAAAACACAGAAAGACAAAAAACAGCCTTGA
- a CDS encoding helix-turn-helix transcriptional regulator, protein MNSYFPRIITLLRKERGLSQKSVAANLGVSQALLSHYEKGIRECGLDFVVKIADFYHVSCDYLLGRTPHPAGFAAAQQQQHGTQEMRQPAQQEPLEQALLLNSISVLYEILQNCRSKDLSAEVSAYLFAAVYRVFRILYSSNSKNPQGMFAVKEKLADGRAAACSEVALSNIRCLLAGEDVEELKGILRMDLPSLSPEKLSVLCPALCSSLFTLIQRVETRMGVPMAGEGSVKRPV, encoded by the coding sequence TTGAACAGCTATTTTCCGCGCATTATCACGCTGCTGCGCAAAGAGCGCGGACTCAGCCAGAAATCTGTCGCGGCCAACCTTGGTGTTTCACAGGCGCTGCTCTCTCATTACGAAAAGGGCATTCGCGAATGCGGGCTGGACTTTGTCGTAAAAATAGCGGATTTTTACCATGTTTCGTGCGACTACCTTTTGGGGCGCACGCCGCACCCGGCGGGCTTTGCCGCCGCGCAGCAGCAACAGCATGGTACACAGGAAATGCGGCAGCCGGCACAGCAGGAACCACTGGAACAGGCCCTGCTGCTCAATTCCATCTCAGTTTTGTACGAAATTTTACAAAACTGCCGCAGCAAAGACCTTTCCGCAGAAGTGTCGGCCTACCTCTTTGCGGCCGTCTACCGCGTGTTCCGCATTCTGTACTCCTCTAACAGCAAAAACCCGCAGGGCATGTTTGCCGTAAAAGAAAAATTGGCGGACGGCCGCGCGGCTGCCTGCAGTGAAGTGGCACTTTCGAATATCCGCTGTCTGCTTGCGGGCGAAGACGTAGAGGAACTCAAAGGCATTTTGCGCATGGACCTGCCTTCATTAAGCCCGGAAAAGCTCTCTGTACTGTGCCCGGCACTGTGCTCTTCTCTGTTCACCCTGATTCAGCGGGTTGAAACCCGCATGGGGGTGCCTATGGCCGGGGAAGGCTCTGTAAAAAGACCGGTGTGA
- the glgA gene encoding glycogen synthase GlgA yields the protein MKILYCTSEARPFAATGGLADVAGSLPQALRQRLIGCRVVMPLYEDIPQELRNDMKFVTSLSVPVAWRRQYCGVFEARSGGVIYYLIDNQYYFKRKGLYGHYDDAERFAFLSRAALEMLPYLDFKPDIIHCNDWQTAMVPIYYSIFYANNDWYRGIKTVITIHNIQYQGKYGKELVQDVLGVPESDMPILEYDDCVNMLKGAIETANRVTTVSPTYAKEILDPWYAFGLDGILKQREWKLSGILNGIDTVSYDPATDPDISSHYSAEDVSGKAEDKRSLQERLGLAQEPDTPLVGMVTRLVAHKGLDLVKEDLGRLMDDTNMQFVVLGSGEWEYEQFFQQMQERYPGRLCACHGFVPELSRKIYAGADMFLMPSKSEPCGLSQMIALRYGTIPIVRETGGLKDSIQDSGDGQGNGFTFRSYDSGDMDNAVRRALGGYNDKEGWQILVQRAMNCDMSWGKSANEYIRMYRDMLKE from the coding sequence ATGAAAATCTTATATTGTACCAGTGAGGCCCGGCCCTTTGCGGCAACGGGTGGTTTGGCGGATGTAGCGGGCTCGCTGCCGCAGGCACTGCGTCAGCGGCTCATTGGCTGCCGCGTGGTAATGCCGCTGTATGAGGATATCCCGCAGGAACTGCGTAATGATATGAAATTCGTCACCAGCTTGTCTGTGCCTGTGGCGTGGCGCCGGCAGTACTGCGGCGTATTTGAGGCTCGCTCCGGCGGCGTCATCTATTACCTGATCGACAACCAGTATTACTTCAAGCGCAAGGGCCTTTATGGCCACTACGACGACGCTGAGCGCTTTGCATTCCTTTCGCGTGCTGCTCTGGAAATGCTGCCGTATCTCGACTTTAAACCGGACATTATCCACTGCAACGACTGGCAGACCGCCATGGTGCCCATTTACTATAGCATTTTCTATGCAAATAATGATTGGTATCGCGGCATTAAAACTGTTATCACAATTCATAACATTCAGTATCAGGGCAAGTACGGCAAAGAACTGGTACAGGATGTTTTGGGCGTACCGGAAAGCGATATGCCGATTTTGGAGTACGATGACTGTGTCAATATGCTCAAAGGTGCGATTGAGACGGCGAACCGTGTGACAACCGTAAGCCCTACTTATGCCAAGGAGATTTTAGACCCATGGTATGCTTTTGGACTGGATGGTATCCTTAAGCAGCGCGAATGGAAACTTTCCGGTATTTTAAATGGCATTGATACGGTTTCTTACGACCCGGCAACCGACCCGGATATCAGCAGCCACTACTCGGCAGAGGATGTTTCCGGCAAGGCAGAAGATAAGCGTTCCCTGCAGGAGCGCCTTGGTCTTGCGCAGGAGCCGGACACCCCGCTGGTTGGCATGGTGACCCGCCTGGTTGCACACAAGGGGCTGGACCTTGTCAAAGAGGACCTCGGCCGCCTGATGGATGACACCAACATGCAGTTTGTCGTTTTGGGCAGCGGCGAGTGGGAGTACGAGCAGTTCTTCCAGCAGATGCAAGAACGCTACCCGGGCCGCCTGTGCGCCTGCCACGGCTTTGTGCCGGAGCTTTCCAGAAAGATTTACGCCGGCGCGGATATGTTCCTGATGCCCAGCAAGAGCGAGCCCTGCGGCCTTTCGCAGATGATTGCACTGCGCTATGGAACGATTCCCATTGTGCGTGAGACCGGTGGCCTGAAAGATTCCATTCAGGACAGCGGCGATGGCCAGGGCAATGGCTTTACATTCCGCTCTTACGACAGCGGCGATATGGATAACGCTGTACGCCGTGCTCTGGGCGGTTATAATGACAAAGAGGGCTGGCAGATTCTGGTTCAGCGCGCAATGAACTGCGACATGAGCTGGGGCAAGTCCGCAAATGAGTATATCCGCATGTACCGCGACATGCTCAAAGAATAA
- the glgD gene encoding glucose-1-phosphate adenylyltransferase subunit GlgD — translation MIANNVLGIIFSNMYDDKVRELTETRTMASVPFGGRYRLIDFVLSNMVNSGINKVGVITKSNYQSLMDHLGSGKAWDLSRKREGLFILPPFSNGNSECNTRIESLASVMRFLSHSNEKYVFLSDSDYVCNIDCKKMLASHVESDADVTVAYRFGRIPDKYPDPISYEIDPDGMVRDALIQPNLDGACNYSLPMIVIGRELLIKLISDCVSRNLYDFERDFVQRNIQNYRFHGYEFTGFFRSICSMNDYFESNMALMQPKVRSELFTPERPIYTKVRDDLPARYGLGSKVSNSLVADGCIIDGEIENCVLFRGVHIGKNSKVSNCVVMQDSHIGEDCKLDYVIMDKDVTIKDERSLMGFQSYPVFINKGSIV, via the coding sequence ATGATTGCAAACAATGTGCTTGGCATTATTTTTTCGAATATGTATGACGATAAGGTGCGCGAATTAACCGAAACACGCACCATGGCAAGTGTACCGTTTGGCGGCCGCTACCGCCTGATTGACTTTGTCCTTTCCAACATGGTCAATTCCGGTATCAACAAAGTCGGCGTCATTACAAAGAGCAACTATCAGTCTTTAATGGACCACTTAGGCTCTGGTAAAGCATGGGACCTTTCCCGTAAGCGCGAGGGCTTGTTTATCCTGCCGCCGTTTTCCAATGGAAATTCAGAGTGCAACACCCGCATCGAGTCGCTTGCCTCTGTCATGCGTTTCCTGTCGCATTCCAATGAAAAATACGTGTTCCTTTCTGACAGTGACTATGTCTGCAATATCGACTGCAAAAAAATGCTGGCTTCTCATGTGGAAAGCGACGCGGATGTTACGGTTGCCTACCGCTTTGGCCGCATTCCTGATAAATACCCCGACCCCATCAGCTATGAAATCGACCCCGACGGCATGGTGCGCGATGCGCTGATTCAGCCGAATTTGGACGGTGCCTGCAACTACAGCCTGCCGATGATTGTCATTGGTAGAGAACTGCTGATTAAGCTGATTTCTGACTGTGTCAGCCGCAATCTTTACGACTTTGAGCGCGACTTTGTACAGCGTAATATTCAGAATTACCGTTTTCACGGGTATGAGTTTACCGGCTTCTTCCGCTCAATCTGCTCGATGAATGACTACTTTGAGAGCAACATGGCTCTTATGCAGCCAAAGGTACGCAGCGAGCTCTTTACACCGGAGCGCCCCATTTACACCAAAGTGCGTGACGATCTGCCGGCACGCTATGGCCTCGGCAGCAAGGTTTCCAACAGCCTGGTTGCAGATGGCTGTATTATTGACGGCGAAATTGAAAACTGCGTGCTTTTCCGCGGCGTACATATCGGCAAAAACTCAAAAGTCAGCAACTGTGTTGTTATGCAGGATAGCCACATTGGTGAGGACTGCAAACTGGACTATGTCATCATGGATAAGGATGTGACGATTAAAGACGAGCGGTCTTTAATGGGCTTCCAGTCTTATCCGGTGTTCATCAATAAGGGCAGCATTGTTTAA
- a CDS encoding glucose-1-phosphate adenylyltransferase, with translation MLPKQEVVAMILAGGQGSRLGVLTKKIAKPAVPYGGKYRIIDFPLSNCVNSGIETVGVLTQYQPLELNEYIGSGQPWDLDSMNAGVRVLPPYQRSRKSDWYKGTANAIYQNIPYIQRYNPEYVVILSGDHIYKMDYSKMVAYHKEKNADCTIAEIEVSMEEASRFGILNTREDNSIYEFDEKPKKPKSNKASMGIYVFTWSKLKKYLEEDEANSKSSNDFGHDVLPAMLNAGERMFAYHFEGYWKDVGTIESLWESNMDLLDPKTPLDLSDDSWKIYSRNPVMPPHYISKDAKVQNSLVAEGANVYGEIDFAVLFSGVYIAPGAVVRDSIIMPGTRIEEGAVVQYAIVAENSVIGKGAVVGQRPEDMDKKGEEWGVAVVGSDCVIQPGAVVPPKAMVDAETLAEEAQKK, from the coding sequence ATGTTGCCAAAACAAGAAGTTGTGGCTATGATCCTGGCGGGTGGCCAGGGCAGCCGACTTGGGGTGCTGACCAAAAAGATTGCAAAACCGGCGGTCCCCTACGGAGGAAAATACCGCATTATTGATTTTCCGCTTTCCAACTGTGTCAATTCCGGCATTGAAACAGTCGGTGTCCTGACACAGTACCAGCCGCTGGAACTGAACGAATATATCGGTTCTGGCCAGCCGTGGGATTTGGACAGCATGAATGCCGGTGTGCGTGTGCTGCCGCCGTATCAGCGCAGCCGCAAGTCAGACTGGTACAAAGGCACTGCAAACGCTATTTATCAGAACATTCCGTACATTCAGCGATACAACCCTGAGTATGTGGTGATTCTTTCCGGTGACCATATTTACAAAATGGATTACTCAAAAATGGTTGCTTATCACAAAGAGAAAAACGCTGACTGCACCATTGCAGAGATTGAGGTTTCTATGGAGGAGGCCTCCCGTTTTGGCATTCTTAATACCCGCGAAGACAACTCCATTTATGAGTTCGATGAGAAACCCAAAAAGCCAAAGAGCAATAAAGCCAGCATGGGCATTTATGTCTTTACTTGGAGCAAACTGAAAAAGTACCTGGAAGAGGACGAAGCAAACAGCAAGAGTAGCAACGACTTTGGCCATGATGTGCTGCCGGCAATGCTCAATGCGGGCGAGCGCATGTTTGCTTATCACTTTGAGGGCTACTGGAAAGACGTGGGCACAATCGAGAGCCTGTGGGAGTCGAACATGGACCTGCTTGACCCCAAGACACCGCTTGACCTTTCGGATGATTCCTGGAAAATCTATTCCCGCAACCCGGTCATGCCGCCGCATTACATTTCAAAAGACGCAAAAGTACAGAATTCTCTGGTAGCAGAGGGCGCCAATGTTTACGGCGAGATTGACTTTGCTGTGCTGTTCTCCGGCGTTTACATTGCGCCGGGCGCGGTGGTGCGTGATTCGATTATCATGCCCGGCACGAGAATTGAAGAAGGCGCTGTGGTGCAGTACGCTATTGTTGCCGAGAACTCTGTTATCGGCAAGGGTGCTGTTGTTGGCCAGCGGCCGGAAGATATGGACAAAAAGGGCGAAGAATGGGGCGTTGCTGTTGTTGGCAGCGACTGCGTGATTCAGCCGGGTGCGGTTGTGCCGCCGAAAGCTATGGTTGACGCAGAAACATTAGCAGAGGAGGCGCAGAAGAAATGA